One Mycteria americana isolate JAX WOST 10 ecotype Jacksonville Zoo and Gardens unplaced genomic scaffold, USCA_MyAme_1.0 Scaffold_192, whole genome shotgun sequence DNA window includes the following coding sequences:
- the QPRT gene encoding LOW QUALITY PROTEIN: nicotinate-nucleotide pyrophosphorylase [carboxylating] (The sequence of the model RefSeq protein was modified relative to this genomic sequence to represent the inferred CDS: deleted 1 base in 1 codon), with protein MGHPLAVGQPPSAVGHPLAVGHPLAVGQPPSAPLLGRGLEGSPPQGVAMGLTPPPAKTTPSPDSGLSRPPTPGSTGSMATPTPDLWALLPPYKLRALAQAWLEEDAPAPDPASLAVGRAPRRAELLCKSEGVLAGAPFAEAAWAETGCRVTWLVTDGSPLPPGRTVVAEVEGPAAGLLLAERVALNCLGRCSGVATAAARAVAVARAAGWPGTVAGTRKTTPGFRLAEKYALAVGGADPHRYGLGGLLLLKDNHLLAARAPLEQ; from the exons ATGGGTCACCCcctggccgtggggcagccccccagcgcCGTGGGGCACCCCCTTGCCGTGGGGCACCCCcttgccgtggggcagccccccagcgcC CCCCTCTTGGGGCGGGGCTTAGAGGGGTCCCCGCCCCAGGGCGTGGCCATGGGGCTGACCCCACCCCCGGCCAAGACCACCCCGAGCCCCGATTCGGGGCTCAGTCGCCCCCCAACTCCCGGCTCCACAG GCTCCATGGCCACCCCCACCCCGGATCTGTGGGCCCTGCTGCCGCCCTACAAGCTACGAGCTCTGGCCCAAGCCTGGTTGGAGGAGGACGCCCCAGCCCCCGACCCGGCCTCCTTGGCCGTGGGGCGCGCCCCACGGCGAGCCGAGCTGCTCTGCAAATCGGAGGGGGTGTTGGCGGGCGCCCCCTTCGCCGAAGCAGCTTGGGCCGAGACGGGGTGCCGGGTGACCTGGCTGGTGACCGACGGGTCCCCGTTGCCCCCCGGGAGGACGGTGGTGGCCGAGGTGGAGGGTCCCGCCGCCGGCTTGCTATTGGCCGAGAGGGTGGCGCTCAACTGCTTGGGGCGTTGCAGCGGGGTGGCCACGGCGGCCGCTCGGGCGGTGGCGGTGGCCAGGGCGGCCGGTTGGCCGGGGACGGTGGCCGGGACCCGGAAGACGACGCCCGGGTTTCGATTGGCTGAGAAATACGCCTTGGCCGTG GGGGGGGCCGACCCCCATCGCTACGGTTTGGGGgggctcctgctgctgaaggACAATCACCTGCTGGCCGCCCGCGCCCCTCtggagcag